One Eriocheir sinensis breed Jianghai 21 chromosome 61, ASM2467909v1, whole genome shotgun sequence genomic window, CTCTCCTTTTTCCTAACATCACGAAGACTTTAACCAAAtgcctcttctctccacctctattATTTTTCTTGAGGCTCAAAACACATGTGGAAATATAGCACTGAAATGTCTGGCATACAATTCCTCTTTTAATAGCTTTGTTACTTGACTCTTTTTTTACTATATTCACAGCCAAGATCCCGAATGATTAGGCCTGTTATATATTCGTACAGGCAAGAATTCAATGGTGGCAAGGCTTGTTTGATTTTTCTACGAGAAATTACTGGTTTAAGTCAGTTTTAATTATTATGAATGGTAAGGCCCACTATTCTTCTACAAGCTAGCATAATTGATTAAGCCTGTAATGTGTTTCTACAAGTACAGTAAGCACAATGGTAatacttgttttattttctatggGTGACCAAAAATCTTATAGCCTGTtatgtgttttattttcatagacaAGCAAGACTGGTTAGGCCTGTTTTATTTTTCAAGAGGTAAACAATCATGAATGGTTCAAAAtacgcaaggaaaaaaaaatgaaaactagtAAATGGAGGCAGTCAGCAGTTAGTCTTTTTTTTCAGAAACCTCAGATCAATATTAAACTTGATGCATTGTTTAAATAcgtaaatcaataaataaaatatccAGACATGACACAACTACACCATTTCTTTCAATGATTGgagtaaataaaataagtaatagTTTAGAGTTAAGAAAGACATCATGGTGAATAACGAAATCACCAGGAGTTAGTCTAATTCAGAAAACTCAGATCAAtaaacaatacacaaaaataaaaataaatatataataagtaaatcaataaataaaaatctcCAGCCATGATACACcaacactattttctttttcagtgattgcagtaaaaataaataataataataattcagatttaggagacaTTTTGATGAATAACAAAATCACCAAGTTCTCTCTccctaagaagaagaaaagaagaaggaatgggataaagaagaaaaaggaggagaaaaagaagaaggataagaaggagaaagagaagaaggaaaaggaaggagaaagagaagaaggaaaaggaaggagaaagagaagaaggaagaagaaagagaaggagaaggaaggagaaggaaggaggagaggaaacatggaaggaggagaagacagatcaaacacacacacaccaccccacccacccaaccccaccaccacccacccacccctgcaCAACCCCAAAACAAACCCAGAAAACCcccaaaatcacacaaaaaaacaaaaaaataacccaaAGACAAAACACAATCCTCACCCCCCATCAAGTACCCACCATCCCACCCACCCCCTCACAACCCTAAACCCAATAAAACAAACCCAGAAAAAAACCATAACccccaaaacacaaaaaaacaacccaAATAAAACACAcgacccaccccctcctcccacccaccccaccccccaataGTACTCACCTCGCGGCGTTCTCCAGCACATCCCTGATCTTGGCCATCcttggggcggcggcgggggcgtccTGAGGGGAGGCAGAGGCGGCACTCTTCCACGGGGGGGGCGGCTCCTCATGGTGGGGGGCGGCGCCGTTGGGTTGCTGGTGGTGGCACTgtcctggggggggagggggggccgcGGCACTGCTATCCCCCCTCCTGTCCGTCACTGCCGCCATATTCCCATCACCCCGCATAGTGACCATGTCCGCGCGCTCTACTACGCCTCCTGCAGCAGACACAGCCATACCATCGCGGGGGTGgacgctgctgctgctactcgtCCGCCGCCATCAACCTCAGTCAGCTGCTGCGGGCGGTCAGCTGGTGGAGGACAGTGTTGCCAAGACCCGAGCCATGGATGGGTGCTTGGGCGGGTTTTTGGGCTGGTTTTCCGAGTGGTGTGAGTTGTTAGatacttccttttcttattttactttagtTTATGGTTTTGAGTTCCGTGTATGTACCTTAATGCGCTGTTATATGTTGTATTGACActattttttctctgtttttctctgttttctgtaaTGTACCTCCTGATTTTGGGCTGTTTTTCTATGATGTGAAGTTGGCAGATACTTCCATTTTGATTTTCAGTTCCGTGATATTCTTCTCTATATTGTATTAACGCCATTTTTCTCTATGTACTATTATTTCTCTGTCTAACGATTCACACTATCGCCAAAAACCCGCCTGACGATTTGGGCTTTTCTTCATAGATGTTGAGCTGCTGCATACTTCCATTGTCATTTTTGGAGTTCCGTATATATAGCCTACAACTATTCTCCTCCATATTGTAGTATTgtcatttttctctatttattgtCCTTTTTATTATCAAACGAGCTACCATCTCACTCCCCTCACTTCTCTCAACAATTTAATcgtccttctttctcttgttctatcCCTTAATTGTATTCCTATATATAATCATCCTTAATCTGATCATATGAAAGTAGATTCATAATTTAGAAATGTTTTATACGGAGACAAAATCGAGAAAAAACTCAATAGTTCTCTAAAAATCACCCAAGTTAGAGCATTGAATAAAAAAAGTATCAGTATTTGGCAACTATATTCCTggaaaataacctaaaaacagCCTAATATATAAATTTTAACCTGTATAACGTATAAAAAACGTACTTCTGCTATTATTATGCAATTATAGAGTTTATTAACCATATAATAAAACTTTCATAATTAGAGTACTCTGAGTGACGCTTAAAATGAACTAGCCCAAAACAGCCCAACACAGAAATACCGACTCTTTCCCCACAATAATCGAACTGAATTTCTATTATCATGCCAAATCTAAATAACTGAGATGTAATTATGATACAAGAAAGTGTTGATTTATGGTGTATTAGCTAAATAATATATAAGTAGTGCCCTCCTGTGAAAATCCGCaacccgctccctccctcccttcatcctccacgGCACGGCATCAGAAAATTATAATGTGACAGCGTATTACAGTGAGGAAATTTACGTACTGTTGAAAAGGAAAGTGCGtgattaagaagaagagaagaccgagaggaggaggacctataaGAAGCGatatacaaagcgttacaggtcaagagaagaagaagaagaagatcaaccaCCCGCGACTTTGGCAACACTGTCTGGCTGCTCCTCCGCCACCTATGCAACACGACCTCCCTCGCCCAACACAAAGAGATTTAAAAATGGTTGACTTAgggccttcctctcctttatttgtcTCTATTTCGTCCTCTTCTTTGATATTCTGTTCTCTGTTACGTAATTCAGGACCATTGATGCACCCTCTTCCCGTGACACGATGACTATAAAGGGGTGTTAGAggttgatgattttttttatatatctgaaTTTGCTGTGAATTTAATGTATTTCCTCCATTATTAAATTATCATAGCTATTTCTTGCAATATTATGTCGGTTTTTATTCAATATTTGCCTCTAATGGGCATAGAATGAGTAACATGGATCTTAACTATAAACTCACGGGTGAATGTAATTAACTCGAAtcaattaaaagaaaacaatgagataATTACTGTAAAGACATCCATATTTGCCGTAATGTAAGCTAATAACCACCATTGTACAAAGATTATCATGGACGTACGATAGCTCCATTTTGAACTATTATACGGGGTTTTAGCATATACATAATAGTTCATGGGGTTAATCTGAATATTTTATCGCCATCATTCCCGAGTGACAATGCATTTAAAGGCGATAAATGGGTAATGATAATAACGTAATGGCGAGGGCGTGCGGGACGGCGTGGCGCTTGACGTCGTGTTCCTCAGCTTCGCCGCCTCTGTTTACTTCCTCTGGCGGGGAATTCAAACTCCCAAACACTTAAAATTaaacacatatatacaaaataaacccaATAAACACAACCACCTCTCAATTACCATCAGCTTTAAGACCCTGAGAAGATTATGAGAAGATTGATAGACTGTTTACTTCCTTTGGAGGAGAATTCACACTCCAATACACTGGAAATTAAACATATAGGCTACAATATAAACCCAATAGCCACAACCACCTGTCCATTACTATCAGCTATAAGACCATGAGAGGATTATAAAGAgagtggatagataaatagataaagaaagggagggaaaaagggaaagtaacGAGCCGGTGTTAATAAAATCGATCATATAAAGAACAAAATCAATATAAACACCAATTGAACCTTCCATTCCTATCAACCATAAGACCATGATAAGCAGATAAAggggatagatagacacatagatagatagatagaggagaaagggaagaataaagaaccGTTGGTGGTAAAAATCGACCAGCTGATTGatctacctgtgtttacctggcgTGGCTCACCTGCCCAGGTAACTCACGTGTCCCCAGTTTGTTTTGAGTCACCTGGTTTGCCACACCCACCTGGCGGCCCTAGAGACAGGTAATAAGGGAAGAACAAGCTGTCTAATATAAGGAAACTGTGATAGATAAATAAGGAAACAGTGGTGTAATACGATTAGGTTGATGCTGTGGTTTGAAATACGAACTAACTGAGAATGTTTAAATGTGATTGCTTGTTCTTGTGGTGTCAGAAATGTgtggaaaagttgaaaaaagtaTCAGGAAGTTGGTTAATCATCGTCTGTTTCTTGAaagtgaataataaaaaaataaaaaaataaagtgccAATTGTTATTTTGATGAtataaaattgataaaaaaaaagctggaAAGTCTCAGTAAGTTAGCTCTTCATCACTACTTGAGTTGACTTGGTgtagaaaaattaatgaaaaaactgTAGGCCTACCATGCAGTTACCACTTGGAAGATAAATATCAATAGTAAAGGTAAAGACTTAACCAAGCGTCATTTTGATAATGGAAAACTAttgaaaggagtaaaaaaaaaacctgtCAGTTGCCATTTGGGTGATGGAAAATCatcagaaaaaagtaaaaattatagCCTATTGGCATTTTAGCATTAGAAAATTATTAGTAAAGGTAAATCTTAACCATTTACCATTTTGATGACAGGAAATCAATTCAAAAGGTTTCCAGCTGCCGTTGTGACAatggaaaaattaataaaatggaTTTAGAAATGTAGCAATAGTAATTTTGACAACAGAAGATTAACAGAAATGGTAAAACACCATGAATTACCATTTTGAAGATAGAAAATCAATACAaaaagttgattgattgattgattgatagtttattgttgcaagtaaaacaacaaaggagaagggaggagcatgccatcccaacccccaggcagcaCAGAGTGTGATTTTAGTTGTAAAAAATACCAGTAAACCAAAGAACACTAACCTACACCCTTACCCCATACCAGGACCAGTGACTgtggggaataaaaaaaaaaaggggaggtggaggagggtggactCTGTCTGTGAAGCCCTGGGACCCTAAAATCCCTAGCCATGTCTGAGGTCCTAGAAAGTCCTTACCCTGAGGTGGACcaggcgctgctgctgctggaccaAGAGCTGGACCAGAGGATgaaccgcctcctcctgcagcccaaggtacagagagagagagagagagagagagagagagaggggggggtatgGTCCATTTCCCTGTACAGTCTTTAATTTAATATTCCTTCAGTATGTCTTACAATTtgtctttgttgctttaaatatcCATATCGCTCTGTATTTTGCTttatttgggtatatatttttgagagagagagagagagagagagagaaggggggggggggtatggtcCATTTCCCTGTACAGTCTTTAATTTAATATTCCTACAGTATGTCTTACAATAtgtctttgttgctttaaatatcCATATAGCTCTGTATTTTGCTttatttgggtatatatttttgagagagagagagagagagagagagagagagagagagagagaggggggggggtatggtcCATTTCCCTGTACAGTCTTTAATTTAATATTCTTACAGTATGTCTTACAATATGTCTTTGTTGCTTTTAATATCTATATAGCTCTGTATTTTGCTttatttgggtatatattttttatcaagGCAGCAAGGAGAGAACAACACATCACAGGCTAAAAAAAATCCAATATTGTTCCTTTAAATAAAaccaaacaaagataaaaaatagTTCCACACTCCAAAAATAGATGAATTGATAAACTTTGAGGAAATAAGACCAAGAAGAActaacctttcttctcctttttcatcctttcattctcattcattcattcattctttcatttcttcttgatTTCTTTTGTCATTGAaaacttcttctttccttcttttgttcttcttcttcttgttccttcttttatttttgttcttcttctcatcattatcattctttaacagcagcgaggaagaggaggaggaagaggacaaggcagaggaagagaaagacccatcaccaccaccacccccatcacctccccatcaccAAACGGCCACATCTTCAGCCTCATAAATGGTCAAataggatggggaagggatgatGGGGTGACGGGAGGCCAGGAATGGGGTGATGGGAAGACAGGAATGGGACCAGGAAGGGGGAGCAGAGATGGGGTGAGGataggaaggggtggaagggatagGGGTGAGattagggaaggggggaaggggtatgAAGCTTGGGTAGAGGATGGGATAAGAAATGGAGGTATGGGAAGgggtggaagtgaagggagaagggaagggggaagggtaggtgaatGGAGGATAGGTctgggtaggagagaagggactaaggaaggagaaagggaaggggcatATAGaacaagtgatgggaaggagatgggagtaGATAGGAGtgatgggagaaaggggagggaaggggaaaggggatatGAGGCTTGGATAGAAGATGGGATagctgaggaaagaggaggaggagtaagaggaggaatagaagaggaggaggaggaagaaacagattatggaagagaagtaagaaggaaggaagaaagggaaagaaaggagaacaacacaaacaagaattggaataaagaagaaacagaggaaaagaagaagacaaatcaGGGAATAAcaaacaccaacaacaagaagaagaaagaagaaaactatgaaagaaatgaagacaaagatgaagaaagaaaaagaaaagaaaattaccacgaaatcaaagaggaaaataaagaacattGGAGTGAAGacaaatatgaagaagaggaagaagagaagaggaaagaacaggcctaccaaaataaagaggaagaggaagaggaagaggaggagtacgcTATTTTGGATGAGTTTCTGGATGCCTCGACAAGGGCTCGTCTACGCCAGCTCTCGGGGAAGGTGGCGGCACTGTCCGAGGCACTCCAGCTGGCCCGAGAGGAGTGCCGAGAGCTGGTGAGTTAacgtatatatacacacacacacacacacacacaaaaaaaaaatgataataataatgaataaatataataaaaaaatgaatataaataaatgaataagtctTTTtgccatatacacacacacaaaaaaaggaatgaataaataaataaaataaaataaatatagataaatgaataattcTTTGATTAGTAAAATagtatcttcctttcttcaccgttttcctctttttcctctcgtaaactttcctctttccttctctttcctcctccttctcctccctttctctttcctttctcttccccttcacctaatttttcctcttttcctctaaacttcccctctttttccacccttttcctcttctcttctcgtaaactttccccttccttttccttttcacttccttctcccttttcactttcttttccttccccttcatctaatttttcctcttttcctctaaacttcccctctttttccacctttttcctctctcctcttcttgtaaactttcctctttcctttccctttccttcttcttctctttccttttctctttcctcttccttccccttcacctcacttttctcctctttccctttcttcccctttctccctcttcatcccactttttctctccccaccctttcctcttcctccttctcttcatcccacctgtaatataaaaaaatctcacatctccccatctccttccttcaacttcccatttctttcctttccttcctccgctttaccccactcctccccttcccttccacccactcCACTTAAaaccccttcccccgccccctcccccccaggccAGCAGTAAACGTGAGGCAACCAAGGGAGCGCAGGCAGCTGAGATGGAGCGTCGCGCCTTGGCCAAGCAGGTGCAGGGGCTGAGGCAGGAGTCGGTGAGGCAGCAGAAGACCAACGCTGATCTGCGGCTGAGGGTGAAGCAGCTTAGCCAGGAGGGACAGGCGCTgcggaaggtgaggaagaggaggaggaggaggaggaggagatggtgggtgaaaggagaagttagctaagagaaaggaaggaaggacagtagaagggaaagaagaggagagtttacaagaggagagagaggaaaaagaggggaagttttgaggaaagaggaaaaattaggtgaaggggaaggagaggaaagagaaggggaggagaatggagaaagagaaggaagaggaaaagggtggaaaaagaggaagttctgaggaaaagaggaaaaattaggtgaaggggaagggagaggaaagagaaggggaggagaagggagaaagagaaggaagaggaaaagggtggaaAAAGGGGAAGttttgaggaaaagaggaaaaattaggtgaaggggaagggagaggaaagagaaggggaggagaagggagaaagagaaggaagaggaaaagggtggaaAAAGGGGAAGttttgaggaaaagaggaaaaattaggtgaaggggaagggagaggaaagagaaggggaggagaagggagaaagagaaggaagaggaaataggaaagaaagaaggaaaaaaagaaagctaacaagaggagggggaagaggaggaggagatagggaagagaaaggatggaagaaaagcaggaaagaaggaaggaaggtagaaaagtggggaagaagaaaacaaggaagaaaggaagaaggaaacagaaaaagaagaaaggataacaaacaagagacaaagaaagagagtgaggatagaaaggaagagagatagaaaaggaaggaaacagtaaaagaagaaaggataacaaacaagagacaaagaaagagagtgaggatagaaaggaagagagatagaaaaggaaggaaacagaaaaagaagaaaggataacaaacaagagacaaagaaagagagtgaggatagaaaggaagagaggtgagaCAATTTATATAGCGACTGACCTACCTGACGCAGAAAGCCTTCCAAACTCACTCCACCAGGGGGCTACCTCACCTTCCCCAGCGCCTGTCCCTCCTGGCTGAGCTGCTGGCCTGGAGGGGGGCGGGAGAGGAAGTGGGTTATgggggaaggaacaggaggagaggaaaagaacagtgAAGACGAGAGGGGGAAGTTGAGAAGAGGAGTagcggaaagggagg contains:
- the LOC126986208 gene encoding uncharacterized protein LOC126986208, with translation MGVDRSDGRKGREGERGYEAWIEDGIAEERGGGVRGGIEEEEEEETDYGREVRRKEERERKENNTNKNWNKEETEEKKKTNQGITNTNNKKKKEENYERNEDKDEERKRKENYHEIKEENKEHWSEDKYEEEEEEKRKEQAYQNKEEEEEEEEEYAILDEFLDASTRARLRQLSGKVAALSEALQLAREECRELASSKREATKGAQAAEMERRALAKQVQGLRQESVRQQKTNADLRLRVKQLSQEGQALRKESHEVRQRASSTTSTTTALHTQLTRARGECASLRGQLSDTRKDHREEVEELRRRLEEAEERWREVERERRDLKTLCKKQERMIEVLTQQKNHLAAAKVVTSLEKQFLTTIAPLNPP